The sequence TCTGCAGTCATGTGCCTCTTCATGACATCCCTGTAACCTAGATGTAATTACCATCTCTTTTCTGTGTGCAAACATTTCCcattaaacaaatgtgaaatgGATTGAAAAGCAATTTCTCACATGGGActaacaaatataaaaagacagcttaaataaatgtattgatttttccCCTTATAAAAGTGATCACAATGTTTCAGACAGGAATCCAATTGTCCAGAGACATCTTATATCCTGGCGCTTTAGTGCTCCACCACATCCAGTCGGTGAGCTTtacagcttcattttttttccacaaaactaTTGGGGTAAGCAGCTTCGCTTCAGCTGTAATGTAGTAAAAGAGGTTTCATTTCAtgggttataaaaaaaaaggccaaaagGTAAAGCACATGAAATAGGAACCTATGCATTCTCTCCGCAGCAACATTTCTGCTGACACGCTTGCTGTGACCTTTACACGTAATTGGTATTTTTCTAATATACTTTAACAACACCACATCTGAAAGCAATCAGCTCACAGGGCTTTGAATAGTGATTAATTAATACAGGGTCAGGTATGCCTACTGGGAAAACTAAATCTGAGTTGtgcttttattgttaaatttcATCTACAACTATCCACCCTAAATAATAGCTTTTATGTAAATTGATAACTTTTTGTCACCaattttgatgtaattttaaactagatattttgtgtcaaaatgaatgtgtgtgggttttttttttgtttgtttgtttgttgtttttttttacataaaacacatcTAAAATGCCTTTTGGAATGCTAAAGTATCTAGGCACAATGCTTCCTGACAAGAgcaccatttattttccttagtgctgattggctgtacccccaAGAGCAGAGAATTTATGGTCTGAGTTAAATATTGGGGTAATGCAAGAGgcttttcaacataaaaaaaattatgtgtttaTCACCAAATGAAATCATAGAAACAATGTTTGAGCAATAACTCAAGTGGGGGAGGAATATAGGGGCATCTAAGATTATCCTGTCCTGGGAACAGTCAAAACTGtctgaagaaaacctgttagataCTGCAAAATACTTGTCAGGTTTCTATCTATTAAAAACCATTAATCACATTCTAACAGTTACAAAattggtgtgaatacttttgcatggcTGTGTATACTGTGAATCCCTGTATGTCAATTTATAGATAGTCAAAAAGTATGTGGATTATTTTCTGTCTGCCAATCTTACTAAAGTCAAGCTAAGACAACTGAACACAAAATGCGAATCAAGCAATATGCTAATCTACAAAGTGATGCACATCTGACAGAAACACCAAGGATCGAAACTCATTTACTAAATTCAATGAATAACCTGGGAGTAATTGGATTTATCTATTTATGTTAGTATGAATGTGAAAAACACAGTGTGCAAGAAGACACCTGCCTATAACCGACATTTATGACCATTtccttttacagtttttttatatttacgcATCACTTTATAGcaatataaaagaaaaccaattgaactttaatttcagacagaaaatgaaggcTTCAGGTAACATCTTGCTGTGTCAGAAGATGCTTCAAATCAACTGCATGACTGCACTGAAGCCCCTGCAGAGACCAGATTTTTGGAAATTTCCTTTTGTGGTGCAGCAGATCATCCAAGTGGAAATTACAACAGAGGACAGGCGATCAATACTCTGAAGAGCAGAGAAGGGTGAGCAGATAAATCGAGCTTCTGTGCATCTCAATTGCATTTTGTCAGTTAAATGGGATACTTTTACTTAGATTTGAGAGCATATTTTTTGTCTGAGggaaaacaaatgaaggtaaaaatctgaatccagataagaataaagttttatttcatgctCACAGGAGCAAAATAACAACCTGTGCTTTAACAGTGCTCTGAGAGAGATGTGCATTATTCTCCCGATCGGCTTTATCTTACTTTTTCATACAAGCATTGTAATAATTTACTTtccaaaaaatgcatttcaattcGGGCCATGCAAACTGCAAACTGCAAACTGTGCTGCTCTCACTCGGGGCTCTCGCATCTGGCAAAGTCTCCGTCTGAACTTTCAGCGAGCAGAGGAAATCAATAAACGACattactttgaaaaacattaacattacgGGCTCCTACATGCATCATTGCGGTTTCCTCGAGCAGAAAATGGGCTTTCAAACCTCTGAGGAGGACTCAGATAATTCCCTTTAGATTTTCTAGTTTTAGTCACACAGTGTATTTTACAGGCGCACATACAGATgcggggaaaaaaataaaagttgtggCCCAACATATTTCTCTGTTGAACCTCATGAGGAAGGAAGACGGTAAGGTAAGTGATGGTACTCGCTGTCCCCAGAGGCACAGAGTGACGTGCTGTCATAAAGGGAGTGATGCTCTGTGAAATGTCAGGAATCTCATTTTGCTGGCCCATTTTCACAAGTGTCATTATCACACATCTCAATGTCCTGGAAGCTGGAGGCATCAGTGTCGTCCTCTCTGCTGCTCACACTGTTCCTGAACGCAAGGCTTCCTATGAAGGGGTACACGCTACCCGTGAACAGCTCTTTGATATTATAATGCGGGAGTTCAGGGTCTTGTCTTTCAGGCTTGGTGATGCACCGTACATCCATGGCTTTGTTCCTCTGGTAGTACTTTGAAAACTTATTAAAGATCACGGTGATGGGCAGAGCCACCACCAACAGGCCACAGATGATGCATAAGGTGGCCACCATCTTCCCTGCTGCCGTCACAGGGCATGTGTCACCATAACCCACTGTAGTCATTGTGATCATGGCCCACCACCAACCTGAAGGGATGGTCCCCAAATCCGTGTGCTTTTCCTCCTTCTCCGCAAAGTAGATGAGGGCAGAAAACACGGAGATTCCCACTGAGAGGAAGAGAATGAGCAGACCCACCTCTTGGTAGCTGTGGCGGACGGTTGCACCCAGAGCTCGCAGTCCGATGGAGTGCCGGGCCAATTTGAGGATTCTGAGAACCCTCATGAGTCGAAGAACCTGGACTACCCTCCCCACGTTTTCCAGGTCTTCGCTCTCCTCCATGCTCTCTTCGTCAGATTTCTCCAGGGCTAAAGTGAAGTAAAACGGCAAAATGGAAGCAACGTCGATGATGTTCAGAGGGTTGGCAAGGAACTTCCTTCTGGATGGAGCAACAACGAACCTGATGAAGAACTCTGCGGAAAAGCAGGTGATGCAAATCTCCTCCAGGATGGTGAGGACAGGGTCCTCGATGGGTCGGTCATTGTCGTCCACCCGCTGAAACTCTGGCATGCTGTGGATGCACATGGCAATGATAGAGGTCAACACCACGCTAAGGGAGGCAATGGCGATAATCTTTGAAGCTTTGGAGTGAGCGGGATCCTCCAGTCTGAGCCAGATGTAGCTCCTCACTTCTCCACACCATGCCCCTTTGAACTTAGTCAGGTCCTTGTCAAGAGCGGACAGTTCCTCAAAGGAAGAATCGAAGCTAGGCTCCTGTTCTTCGCTCCGGATGTCCCAGTCTCTGTCCTCGATGTATTCCTTTCTCTCATGGTACCAGGTGTTGCAGCAGGGGCTGAGGTACACCTCATGAATGCCCCAGTACTCGATTTCCTGACTGAAGGAAAAAATGCAGAACTCCTCCATCATGTGGATGCGACCCGTGTGATAGAAGTTGAGCACACAGAGGAAAACGCGAGGATTCCTGTCGAAGTAATACTCCCTCTCGGCCGGGCTGTAGTCATCGCATAGCTCCAAGATGGCGTCCTCACTCGGACAGCGCAGCAGACGTGCCAGGCGTGTCTGAGGGAAGCGGAGCAACATGTCCGGGTCCACTTTGTGGCATACGCCTCCCACGTTGAGGTTGACCTGGTCCTCCTCTTTTCCGTGTTGGTGGAGGATTTGGCCATACCCCATGGTCCTAAAGCATCATGAGAAAAGTATTTGCAGTAAAACTCGGAAGTGGTAAAAGTATTTGCCCTGTTagacttttcttctgtttgtcatCTCATCTTAGTATCAGGCAAACATAATTTCAGaagatattaaataataatgtcaTACATATATTTAGGGGAAAAGACTCATCCAAAGGTgttaaactcattttcattttgggccatatcaagattatgaatgtgtttgtgccagaaaaaaaaactggtttgattttattgataCAATGGTATTAAAGCCGCAACAGTTTTTTGAAGATTCCCTCTAGAGTTCAGAGGGCCATATAAAACACTGTGGTAAACCAGATTTGGCCCCTTGGTCTTGAGTTTCACACATGTGAACCTGACTCCTTTGTGAAAATACTACTTTCCACCTTGTTAACCACATTATTTGGTTTCATTCGACACACCCAGGCATGACTTCTGCCAGACCTGTGGAACCAAGAAATCCCtaaacagaacctgtctgacaaaaTGAAGTAGGCTTAAACATCTCAAAAACCAACATGTCATGTTTTGATCTGAAGAAAGTCAAGAAAAGAGCTGAAACAAAGTTGTTGATTATCAATCACTCTGAAGGGAATGTCTGGTCTGAAGGGAATCACATTAAGAACTATTGTTCTCAAAAGGGGAAATTGGCCAGCAAAATTACTCCAAGTGGGCATTAGTGACTCATTcgtaaaatcacaaaacaaaacagaaaaacgtcCAAAGCACCACAGgccttatttattttattttttttttacctcagctAAGCTCAGTGTTCATGATTCAtcaataagaaagaaaatagagaaataCATGCATTGGAGAGAGCCAAGGCAAAACCCTATGCTGCCTACAAAGAACAAATCGTCGGGACAATTTGTTTGACattaaactaacagtatttcaGAGTCAACATCACAAAACGTCAAACTTATTGTTGGTGGTGCGACTGTCTATACGGCAGTGCTCGGCTTGAGACCACTTGGATTATGCAGCACAATAATAATCCACGACACACTAGAAATTACTTCCCTAAACAGCTGCTAAAGTAtagatttaaatcaaattaagaCACTTCTGCAGGACCCTAAAAAGGGTATTAATGCtcaaaaatcttacaaagtagtTTAATTAAACCTGTTCTGTGAAACACTCATTGACAATGTAATGACAGTTATTGCCACAGGTAACTAGGTTTAAGTGGCGATTACATGTTCACATAGGGGCCAGGTTAGTTTTGGTAGCTTCTTTACCCTAAGAAGTGAAtttcttacttttgttttaatcagcTTTTCTTGGActgacaataaaatatgttttatgataggaaacatttaaataaaaaaaaataataaatttgacAGGATGTTTCTTTACTGGGTTACTGGATTATAATGAgacaaggggaaaaaacaatctCAGACAACAGGttaaaattaattacttttttacatctttacatGAAATACTATCCTCCAACAGTTCATCCTGCTTCTATCCATGATaagtttttgctaaaaaaaaaaaaacagaaaaaaaccccatcaaatTTAACAGGTTTTCCAACACTTTTCCACTTGaactaaatgcaaaacaaaaaagataaaaacctaCCTGTAGTTTCAGCCTTTCTTTCcattaaataacttttatacAACTGGTTTTGTTCCCTTGTTCCACTGATTTGGTGCTGTCAGGATGATGTGGGGTGAGAGAAGCAACATGAGGAGAAGCAGCCGGGCAGTACGCTGCCGCAGCCTCACGGACGGgacaggaggagctggagctggGACAGCCAAGCGGCAGCAGTTTGTTGCCTTTTACAGGGAGCAGGGAGGGGCAAGAGGAcaagggaggagagagagagagcctgCAAAGATGAAGAGATGCAGAACAGAACAATCTTTGTAGCTTCTTTATAGGCTTTTGATGTTCCTGAATATTGACTGCGCTTTTCCATCTGATAAGGCTGCACCTGCAACcccttaatgttttattgtttaaaaatgtgtcttgGCTTTTGCTTGAATGCTCTGTAGCAGGAGCTGACATCGGCTTGTGCATGAAGGACAGAGAGAAGTAGTAACATCAGACATTTTAATCCTCTCTGAGAAGGTACTGCTGTCAGGCTGACCGCCAAGCAAAAACCTCAGACTCTATTTGGCAGCAAAAAGGAATTACAGCACACTCCCCGAGAAAGAATAGCTTTAAAGTGACTTCCAGAAGCAttcacatttgaaaacatttttatataacaaacattgattatttaagtatgtaaaaatctcaaaagtgtggcatacaCATTCTGCTATCTTTTATGTTGATGTCATTGAATTAAAGTCAGCTAGAGGTAGCTTAACTAGTAAACAGAAGAGTGAGTTGAtgatatgaagaaaataaaaagaaaatttggcCTGCATGCACAATTCAAAACTAGCACTCCACATGACCCTAAAAATATTATCCCGATGGTTGTGGCAGCATCAAGTTCTGGGTTGCTATTTTTTAGTGGGAGCAGGATAAGCTGCCCAGATTTGATGATGTTctgaactaaataaatgtttatgataaaaataaaatttgtcaaaTGATGCAGAGGATTTGAGACTGGGGTGGAGGTTCATGACACATACAGTTACACCGGAATGGCTTAGATCAAAACGTACTCTTTTTGCATGACCCAGTCAAATTCCAGATCAAGTCAATCAATCTTTACACCTAAAACTGGCAAGAACTCCATAGACACTCATCCTTCAGTCTAACTAATCATTAGctatttggcaaaaaaaaaaaaaaaacatattgcgAAATAGCAATAATTTTCAGTTTCCAGGTGAGCAAAtctgttttgtatttgctcACATGGAgccaaataaatgcatttattccataaaagttaaaattagaATCCCAAAGattcagaatttaaaataaaataaaaactccttttagtattttttaaaagctgatgAGCTACAAATATCTAAGCATTTCAAACAACTTGCTTAAGCATTGTTTTGTAAGCGTAGTCTTTGTCTTGGCAGCACTTGATCTTATAGATCAAGGCAAAACGCAGAAACCAGTTGGCAGGAAATCAACATTAGTTCAGGCTGTCCACACAATTATCTCCAAAAGGTTGTAATTGGATCCACCTGTGAGCGGCTGTATCGAGGGACAGGGACGCTCTCCTTAGACTTCCAAAGGGCTTTGACCTGCAGAGTTCCTTTTTCTTGACAAGTTTTTTATGAAGTGGCAAACATAGGAACTCTGAGGTTACCAGTCTCCCACAGACTGCACAATGGGGCATCTGCTTTTATTGAGGTGTGATGGTTTTTCATCGAATCAAACTTGATTCAATGATTTggtgtttcatgtttttaattcttattCCCAGGTGGATTCTCCTCTTGCTAGTGGCTGCAAGCATAGAGGCTCAACGGAAGCCCCCTATAAGTAAGGCTATCTGTCTTATAGTGGCATATCTTAAGAGATTTGCCAACTCTGCAGGTTTTTCTTGCAtgtgtagcttttttttcttctttaaatgcAGATATCAAAGCAAAATGCTTGGGGAATATTATGCGTGTGGATGTTGGCCCTCTTGGAGGAAGCCTTTTGGATGTTGCCGTTATCATGAGTAAGCTCCTGCTTGTTTTGGCTCTtgcaaaatcaaaattttacaCCCAAAACTGAAAGTGTAAATTTTCTTATCCTAGATAACACGGCAATTGTTGTTACACAAAGTATTGCGGCGCAGTGTGGCTTCAGCATGAAGAGTGACTCATTTGGGAATGCCTTAATTTATATCTCCCTCCAAAACTGTTTTGCTCAAAATGTGGTAACAAGACTAAAGCTCTCTAAGCAATAAATGCATTTCCTTAAGCCTCTTTACCTGATGAGACACTCTTTTTGTTTGCAGGATGATGAACTGTTCACAACTGCACTACAACTTCGCCTTCAAAGGAATCAGTTTTCTCAAGAAGAGGTGTATCAGGTGGCTGAAACCTGCCGGTATGATGTCTGGGCCTCCAGAGAAGTCATCTGTGACTATAACTACATGGAAGTGAGTGAACTTAAATCTAGGCCCTGAGCTGAATAAATGTTCCTTGTAGCTAATGgcctgtttctttctttttttttcctctaggTGTCAGTAAAACGTGCAACTACAGAAGACTTTCCTCTGCCTGGACATCCTATCCACCCCTCAAAGCCTTCAAACCCTCGTCGAGCTGCAGAGGTGAACTTTAGAGACTGTCAGACTCTGTGTGGAATTAACTTCTGGATGCCTGAATAAAAGTTGCCCTCTTGTATCCGAGTTGCAGAAACGGTCTATGGATGCAGGATTCGAAGCTACAACCGTTGTGTTTTTCACACCAGAGGGAGAGAAACCTATGAGTGTGACTGCTGCACAGCAATGTGGATATGGCATTGGAAATACTCCTACAAGGCTGGTTTTGAGAAGTCCAATAATTGCACCAGAAACTTTCATGCAGACAGTGAGTAAAAGGCAATTACTGCCTGAGAACCTCTTAATGTGACTTGCTCACAGTAGGTCAATAGATGTGAAGTAAACTACTAACTTCATAGTAGTGCTAGTGGTCtggatcacttctgttttcagcatttttttgtttgcatctttttttgttgcatgtgttttcttgtctttgctGGGTGTTTGCACCTGTTGGCCACCGTAAAATACAGTGGTGAAAGTAAATATACCTTCAAATACTGGCGTCTGTAGgttccagtatttttactgtaaatctaGTTTTACTACTGCATTCACTTTGAGTAAGCTACTGCAAAGAAAACTTGGCCTTAGTTTTACAATGGAACATTAATACCTGACCCAGTGTAGGCTTCTTAGAAGTGCTACAATAGGTGCAgttctaaaatgcataatctgAACAATCAGAACTTCACATAACACAAGAGGATGCAATAAGTAACCTTCAGAACAGTAGTTCTTGTGATCATGGGTAGTTACTTAGTTGAGTCTCAAAGACTCAACTGAGTCTTTGAGATGTGCTAACTCAAAGACTCAGTTGGCACATCTTGACTTGTGTAATTATTGTACTGTTGTTCTATGATGTGGTTCATATTTGCTTGTCGCTCAATAATGTTCTATATTTTTGACACCCAGGTAGTAGGGGTTCCCATGAGAATTTTCAAAACTTCaacaatctttgaaaagaaGTGGCTTGCAACACAAAttgatgctgcagctgcttgtcCAATCCAGGAGGGTAAGCAGACTTTCAATAACATTTGCTTTGTCTAAGGAGTCTTGACATTTTATGGTGTTGAGAGGCTGCTCTATGGCTTCAACATCTATGCCACGGAGTTGCATTATTTGCATACATTTCCAAAGACTCAAATAATGGCAAGCTTAATTGCAGTAAATGGCCAGCTTCTGCTCACAAGGCAAGGACTTGAGCACAGCTTTGTACGTGccaaaattaaaactaactgtTTGTGTAATGCTCTTAATTGGTCTTGTGCCTAACTTGCAGGTAGTGTCTTCTTCACTCAAAGCACAATCACCTGGTACCTGCCCCAGCAGATGGACCCAATGACTTCTTCTGGACAATTTAATCTGTTGGAGGTGCACTTGGGTATAAATGGCCAAAGGCTAGACA is a genomic window of Poecilia reticulata strain Guanapo linkage group LG21, Guppy_female_1.0+MT, whole genome shotgun sequence containing:
- the LOC103457444 gene encoding potassium voltage-gated channel subfamily S member 3, yielding MGYGQILHQHGKEEDQVNLNVGGVCHKVDPDMLLRFPQTRLARLLRCPSEDAILELCDDYSPAEREYYFDRNPRVFLCVLNFYHTGRIHMMEEFCIFSFSQEIEYWGIHEVYLSPCCNTWYHERKEYIEDRDWDIRSEEQEPSFDSSFEELSALDKDLTKFKGAWCGEVRSYIWLRLEDPAHSKASKIIAIASLSVVLTSIIAMCIHSMPEFQRVDDNDRPIEDPVLTILEEICITCFSAEFFIRFVVAPSRRKFLANPLNIIDVASILPFYFTLALEKSDEESMEESEDLENVGRVVQVLRLMRVLRILKLARHSIGLRALGATVRHSYQEVGLLILFLSVGISVFSALIYFAEKEEKHTDLGTIPSGWWWAMITMTTVGYGDTCPVTAAGKMVATLCIICGLLVVALPITVIFNKFSKYYQRNKAMDVRCITKPERQDPELPHYNIKELFTGSVYPFIGSLAFRNSVSSREDDTDASSFQDIEMCDNDTCENGPAK